In Scatophagus argus isolate fScaArg1 chromosome 18, fScaArg1.pri, whole genome shotgun sequence, the DNA window TTTGGAGACACTGTGCCTCTTGTAGGACAgcacaggagaggaaggaggtgatgcaaaTGATAAGATtgcatgtttttgctttaactgtCTGGCTGGCATGACAATCACATAAATGAGGCGAAATAATGAGTGACTGGGGGCGAGCAGgaaagggggaggaagggggaggccATGACTGCTTGGGAGAAATGAGGGGAAAGTCGAGGCAAAGGAGGGTGCATGAGAGACACCCCAAATGggatgagacagaaaagagagagtgaatgagacagcgtgtgagaaagagagagagggttgTGTGTAACATTGAGAGAtggacaaagtgtgtgtgtgtttatgtgtttgtgtgtgtgagggagaaagagtgtGTTGGGTGGGGGAAGGGGTAGAAACAGGGACCTCGGGGAAGCCACTGAAAGGTTCCCGGGACAATAGAGCTCCGTTCACACGGCAACAGTGCTAGCTCTCCCATGcatcctcccccctcctcctcctcctcctcctcctccccttcgACCTTCTTTAAGGCCCCCTGTACTCTCGCAATGAAAGCATAGCAATCGAGcactcctcctcccttcatcctccACTCACCCGGGGGAGAAAGACGGGGGCAAGAAAGGGAGAGTAAAGCCTGAACATAAGCCCATCTCACCCACGAGGAAAACATTAGTTAAAGCTGTCAAACATAGATTCTCACTCTCATTCTTAGTGTTCCACACTCTTCTGTTTTGCAATGTGTTTGAATGCTTAATTTATTACAACCCAACATGCATACTTAGGCATTCAGGCGTACAGATGCACACGAACACAACAGGAAGCCTCTAAAATGACCCATTTGCAACATGTAAATAGTCCCATCAGCACCAAAAATGTCTTTGATCCTCAGGAAGGTGACTTCAGGCTGCGTTCAGGGTAAGAACACACTGTGACTCCTGTAAGATGCCCACATctccacaccaacacacagagactgaagaGGCCCTTTACTACAGATGTGAGAACTCCATTAAGATCTGAGAGGGGAGTCATTACCGATTTATGAGCCGAGTACAGCTTCTTGGGTTTGCAGGCTGTTTTGCTTGTTCTGACGTTATGAAAAATGCAGTTTGGATTACGTCAGGTCACACTGCCCTAaatatgacataaaaaaaaaattctgttgtGACACTGTGCCTTGTCCAAGAAAGTCCCAATATTACTCAGGGGCACCATGGTGAAACATTCATGGTACCGTGCCGCTGAGGAAATTCTTCGTAAAAGTATGTACTGAACGGTGAATTCTGACTGGAGTAGACCAGAGATCTTGGACATAATTTTAACCTGCCTTTTTGCAGCCAAAAAGGCATAAAATCTGTTGGGGAAGGGTGATAATTCAGTAATATGATTTGCTAATTTTCAATAAATTCATGATGATTATTCTTCTATGATATGACCTCATCATCCCAATATTATACACATTTTTGTTGTCCATATAAATGACTAAGAGCAAACTGAAATAAGAGCTTGGCTGATTATGTAAATTGCAATACTGATTTTCCCCATTCTATAACATATATCTGAAAATATCCAGTGTCTTCAGCCATACCACTCAGCTTTAATCTGTTCAGTAAATCTGCAGGATTACACTTACTCAAAGGCCTGACTTTTTAATGCAAGCATTACCCCAAGTTGTCATAATCTGTGGGATATAATGAGCTAAACAGATGATTCATAATGTACTTAATCAGTTAATTCCATTGCTTCAAAATCTGGTACCCAATCAAGTGATGAAACAGCACATGTGGTTTTCAGACTGACAGTTGCAaaaactgtttgcttttctccttttcacagaaatatttaaagttcTTCTTGGCTGATGGTCGGACTGAGTAAACAATATTAAAGAATCTGTTTGAGTCCCAtgtttttgcatctgttttacCTTAAGCTTGCCATTTTTTGATTACTCAGTAATtaattcttttaaaatgtgcattcaTTAATTACCAGTGAATAGCTGCTGcctaaatatacatatatatgctATGAATATTAGATAGGCTGTCTTTAAAATGCCAATGTCTATAACAGATTTGGCCTCatccatattttatttaacaatatTCGGATTTAAGGTTGGCCAGTTTGAAATATTGTCACATGTATACCGTGCTAAAGTTATTACAGAGTGCAACATTGATGTTTCATGCCTTAAAATTCCCCATttctccatacacacacacacaccctttctctcttccccaCAGGCTGATACACGCACGGACACGCACATTAACAGGaacacgcacacaagcacaggcGTAAACTAATGGCACCCACGATCAATCACTGTTCCGCACCGTCGGTTCCCGTTACTGATGGACTGACCCACATCTGTTCATCTTACCTCGGTTCCCGTTAATTTCTGCCGGCTTTAATCCTAAATTTAATCAGCCGTTTTCTGTCTCGAAGCCTAATAAATAGATTAACACGCCGGGGAACAACCAACATCACTCATCCGGTCAAAGTAACCCAGCAGcgcaaaaatatataattttaaagGTAGGTTTCGGCTACGGAGAGTCCGCTTATTATCCTCAACTGGGGGTGCGCTCCAACTGACCACTTGGTTAGCTAGCTTATGTCCAGTGGTCGAGTTCTTAGTTTGAACAAATGAGACTACAGTCAACAGAAATAACCACAATGATCTAGATAAAAGACGTTATTTGTCGTTGTAAAAAGTATCGTAAGGCCCTCACCAGCActtgaaatattaaaagaatTCAGCTCGTCCGCATGTCCCGTTAGATACTCCCATTAGCTCTTCCATCCTGTTTCCCCCAACCCGTCTAGCCACTCCAGGGAGAAAACCTTTGAGGACGGAGACACGCCCACCGGCCACATCCACCAATCAAATCTCCAGACAGGGGTTTTAATACATGATTGACGTTGGATTTAACCAATGGTATTTTGCGGCCAAAATGAATGGCATGGCGAGTCCCATGCTCGAAAACGGAGTTGGGAACGAAGGAGGCGGGCCAAAGGTGGGGCGTTGCTGAAGGGCTtaagtgatgtttttttctgttttttaactcAATTGGGTCCCATTCCTTGTCAAAATTACTAGGATTTAAATGCATCTTAGGACTTGTGGGGACTTTGTAGACACAAAGACCTATTTAAATAATGAGTGACAACATAAAATTGCGATCTAGAGAATGGTCTGGAGGGTTTCCAACATCCTTCGGGCAGGGATGCTGACACTGAGGTAGGATAGTGTTGTAAAACACACTGATATAGATGAGCCAACTTCCTGCAGGAAGAAGTTCAATGAGAGGACTTGCTATACATAGATCtgagctctcctctcctctctgtgtttatagatacaaataaaaagaaggaGATGACTGggggagaaggagcagagaaCAGTTTTAAGACTGTAAGACTGGATTTGGTCTAATAGAAAGGGGGAGGGAATTTCATTattgaaaatgcagttttattttaaggGGATAAGCCACAGACTGCATTTGTTACACCGCTATCTGTTTAGCATATATAACTGATTTATCCAGTTAACCTAAGCAACCAGGTATGTGATTATGCCACAAAGTGGGTCAGTTTAGACACAAAAAACTGCAGGTAGTGGACTTGGACTTAACAGCCAGTGTACGACTTTTCATTACAAGTTCGAGGTTCTGTGGTTATGAAACACTGTAGATCTCATGTTGATcaacaaataattaatcagcaattaatttcaatatatttttcctgtaattttATATGCATTTCCTGCCTACAGCCTATAGCTGtatgaagaaaggaaaaaaaagaggaaagacatCATTAGAGGCAAAAGGTGCATACATACTGAAGTTTCCATCACTCATCATCTGCTTGCATGTGTAATCAACAATATcgatgttttcatttttattgtcagGATACTTGCttcatgtaaaatatttcaatacaatacagtacaatgcATGTTCCATCGGCCATCCTCCATGCGATTGGTTGGTTTTGTCGTCATGTTGTAAGGCTTGCCcagagcacacagcagctgagtgcACAGCCAGCGCAAGCTGCTTTGCCACTCttgccatgaaaacaaaaccatgaaAACAGATTAATTTATAAACTACTAAaatcttttttgtcattttttttttttttgtcctttctggAAATCCTCAATGCCACAGCTGTGGGGGCTCCACTTCCTTCCAGCACGCTTCACAGCAGCTCAGTTCATTCCTCAGCTGAAGCCCTCaaaggaccacacacacacacacacacacaaaataaacgaacaaacagacagacagacagaaggacagtCGGACAGGGAATCTGTCACCGCTGGCAGTCACATAGCAGCTTTCGGTCTTATCCAAACTCTGACGGGAAAAGGGTTGGGCGTAGGTGGTGGTgtggagacaggaggagaagaagaggggaggagataACACAACAGATTAACATGTGACCGCCCCCGCCTCCAAACTGAGCTGTCTTGATCACGTCTGAGCGGCAGAAACAGGTGAGTTTCCACCATAGTATCCATTCTTTTCATCCTCCCGCCTTGTGCTTCACCCATCTGGCTTTGCTCTACAGTGGTGTTTCCAATACTGGGGTTATGGTGTGTTATCTTGAAGAAGTGTAGATTGTTGCCAGTCTGAGTTAACAGACTGCTGCAGACAAGGTGCCCTCTGTGGGGCGAGGTGGGATGGGTGGGTTGTTGCCTTGGACATCCCCACAACCCTCAGTACATTCGTTCAGGTGGGTATGGTGAGGGCTGTGAGTgtgcgtatatgtgtgtgtgtgtgtgtagaagtatgtacgtgtgagtgtgtttttgtgtggcaGGGGTGTCTCAGTAGCGGTGGGTCTGGTGGGAGAACTGGGGTGGCTGTTGGGAGGTAGAGGAGTATCCCATGCTGCTCTGGGGCAGTGATGTGCTTGGTCCAGGGTTCTGGTAGGCAGCATGTGGATTGGAGCGCTGCggggaagaagaaaacaaaaactttgtttGTCAGAATTAGCGTCCTCTTTGATTAACAGATGTACAGGTTAATGTGGAGGGTGTGACAGACAAGTCAAGGTAAcatcagagaaagaaataagCTATATTTTCATGCAATCAAATGTTTCTAAAGGCTGACaattaaatgaaacactgaaactttCCCTGATggaaactgttttatttattggaGGTTATCAGATAACAACAACGACTAAAGTTGAATGTCATgtttaatctaatctaatctttcTCTGTAGCTTGCCCGCAAAATGCACACATCACTGAGCTGCGTTCACATCCTCTATCTGCACCCAACTGAAATCCTGTTTCCAGGATTGTGGAAATGTTCACTTGCATTTCACCACATAAATGTCTTTACCCGCTGCCATTTTGTGCCTGATCAGTACTGTGCATGCGAAGCTCTCAACAGAGACAATTAGGAGGAAGCCTCCAGGCAACGTGACGAGGTTAGAAATGAACCAACTGTAACAGACCTTTGTATGTAAGATACAGCTTACCAGATTTCATACGGTCTGTGGACAAcggaagagacaaagagagtgtgagagagagacagacatctACCTGGTAGTCTGAGGTCATGATGAGGCCACCTGAGGTAGTGGTGGGCGGGACAACTCGCACTTTCTTCAGAGGCGGGCCCTGGGCGTGGCTGTTGTCAGGGTTGCCAGTGTGCCCCGCCCCATTCGTGTGGTTGTTTCcctgttgctgttgctggtTCTTCTaatggtcaaaaaaaaaaaaacaggttttggTACATGTGTACATTGTATTGTATGTGTATATTGTTAAGCCCTATTGTGCACTGGTTACTTCGCTTCACTTTACTGTACATATTCATAATATATTCATGCCTAACGACTTCATGTGGCACACGTCTACTTACTTTGTCTGCCTTGTCCTCTGGCTCCTCCTCCGTCAAGAACTCCCTCTTGGGGTAGGGAATCTGACAGCCTGCAAAAacactggaagaaaaaaaaaaacacacaaggaggCTTGTCAGCTTCAAATAACGTATTCTCGCcactcagagctgctgtggtAGACATGCGTAGGTCATGTGACTGAACCTACAGTAAGGAACAGCGCAGGATAGATACACTGgatgcagggtgtgtgtgtgtgtgtgttgtgactcACTCAGAGGTGGGCAGAGGTTCCTCCAAAAAGTAAGGGTCCTGCATGGCCTGCTCAGATGTGATTCTACGGATGGGGTCCATCGTCAACAGCTTCTGCAGCTTTAATGAATCACAGACAATCTCTTAGTCGATGATTCATCAGTCGTAGTGGCATAATGACAAAGCATCATTTGTCACGTAGAGCCAAACTATAGCTGTGTGGTTGTTGGGGATTTGCCATCATAATAGTACTACAATGTCTATAATTTatgcaaattacatgcaattTCCTTATTACAGAGGCATTCCATTGATGACTAACAACTATATTTAGTATGTTGAGGAAAAGCCTcgcagtcttttttttcttgtgagaGGTGGAAGCACAGAATTTGCTGTGGAAACCGTCAAGACATGTACATtcacatatttatgtttatcatgcctttaaaacacacacacatacacacacagaaaaggcgGTTTAACCTCTATTGGAATATTAAGAAACGCTGTAGCCTCATACTTTGACAGATTTGGAAAATTTCTGTGGATTTGAGCTTTTCAAGTCATGCAAAGGAAATTATATAATTCCACCATGAACATTAACAGGTTAACTCACCAAGTGGAATGCTTTGCTGTCTGGTTTGACTTTATGTTTTTCCATGTACTTTATAaggctgcagtttgtgtatCTGTGATAGAGAGGGAACaaatatcagtcagtcagtatcaTGTCTTCAGTGCAGTTACCCCATATAAGATGATACAGTAGTGTTACAGCAATAACGATTAAGGACAAGTTGTGTGCAACACTCAGGAACGACTCTTTGCAAGCAGTCAAAGCACTTTGCTTTGCTCTAACTTTGTTTCTGATTTAAGAAAACTGGGACAGCGGCGCTCTGCAGACTCACGTGTTCCTCCTAAAGTCTTTCATCAGCGTGGAGTGTTCTGGCATCTTTTTGATGTCCTCCCAGTCTTTATCTGTCAAATGAGGGGAAGGCAGGATTAtagcacatcacacacactccctcccttcAAGAAGAGATTATTTAGGCTGTAGGGTCTGGATTACAATATTTTTTAAGTACAAATGTTCATGAATTCCTCAAAACAACCCCTTGTTACAAAAAGAGTGTAATAAAGCTTTGGTTTTGGCTCATAGTTTAACACCTAATCTTTTTATATGGCTGAAAATGACTTGTTCATCATCAATTATCTCTGCTCTGCTCAATAAAAACCTTTTgaacagctgcaaaaaaaaaaaaaaaacattgcaaagaGACAGCAAAATTTGTGAGGCTTGATGTCCTgcataatcaaaacaaaatccatcACACTAACTGGTTACACAACTGGAGCAGCAGAGATGttaggaaagggaaaaaaaagaccagaaGCAGCTTAAGTGAACTGGAAAATATAGGCCCAAATGTAGCCCTGCAAGTAAAAGTTTCTATGTTTGTGACTTGGCTTCATCTATCGTGTCAGTTGATGTTCAGAACCCACAAACAACATCACTGCTTAAAGGAGAAGGAGcatgaaaataacaatgaaatttaaataatCTGCCTTTGTTAGGAGTTGAAAACGCTTACCCTCCCACTTAAAAAGCAGATTTAATATACATATGTTGTTCAGGAAATTCAGAAGTGCTTATGTTACATGAAAATTTCAGGATTTAAAATGGAGCATTTTCTCCCCAAACTCTGGCAGCACTGGATTCTCACCAGCAGGGAAGCCCATGACGTTGAAGATGCGGTCCAGTTGGTCATGGTGGTAAGGGTTACTGGTCTTGATGTCTTCCTGGCGACAGTGGAATATGGGCTCAGACGTCAGCAGCTCTGCAAAGATGCAGCCAATCGCCCAGATGTCTGACGGAAGAGCAGAGCACATACCAACTTAAGCTTCATCAACAAAGCAACTAAAACTGgttgcacacattcacacaagcGGAGCTGCATATTTCTCACCGATGGCTTTGGTGTAGTGCCGAGCCCCAAGCAGTAGTTCAGGTGCTCTATACCAGAAGGTGACCACCACAGGGTCGAGATCGGCTAAAGGC includes these proteins:
- the cdk8 gene encoding cyclin-dependent kinase 8, producing the protein MDYDFKVKLTGERERVEDLFEYEGCKVGRGTYGHVYKAKRKDGKDDKDYALKQIEGTGISMSACREIALLRELKHPNVISLQKVFLSHADRKVWLLFDYAEHDLWHIIKFHRASKANKKPLQLPRGMVKSLLYQILDGIHYLHANWVLHRDLKPANILVMGEGPERGRVKIADMGFARLFNSPLKPLADLDPVVVTFWYRAPELLLGARHYTKAIDIWAIGCIFAELLTSEPIFHCRQEDIKTSNPYHHDQLDRIFNVMGFPADKDWEDIKKMPEHSTLMKDFRRNTYTNCSLIKYMEKHKVKPDSKAFHLLQKLLTMDPIRRITSEQAMQDPYFLEEPLPTSDVFAGCQIPYPKREFLTEEEPEDKADKKNQQQQQGNNHTNGAGHTGNPDNSHAQGPPLKKVRVVPPTTTSGGLIMTSDYQRSNPHAAYQNPGPSTSLPQSSMGYSSTSQQPPQFSHQTHRY